The Paenibacillus sp. FSL R7-0204 genome includes a region encoding these proteins:
- a CDS encoding polysaccharide biosynthesis protein yields the protein MTAKTRVFMLFLIDIAIIWFSVVTSYMFRFFDGIPHEYVVQMIQFGIISTVAIGGNLIYFGLYRRMWQYASIGEIVSILKAIITGAIIAYGIALLILPARVPFGVEVRIMETTLVLVGGIRFLWRFLRKERINDKNRETHALIVGAGDCGMLIAKEMMGPSFADTKLVGFIDDSSNKYHMSILGLPVLGNRYDLPRLVKEKNIHEIIIAMPSVSRTEISEIINLAKATGAKLKIIPALNDLIAGKISVKKLRDVSVEDLLGREPIVADMNSILGYVHNKTVLVTGAGGSIGSELCRQISPFAPDKLLILGHGENSIYTIEMELRKSFPYLEIVTVIADIQDRTRLMDIFQSYKPQVVFHAAAHKHVPLMERNPSEAIKNNVFGTRNVADCADKYGAERFVMISSDKAVNPTSVMGATKRIAEMYVQSLNATSQTKFSAVRFGNVLGSRGSVIPAFKKQIAAGGPVTVTHPEMVRYFMTIPEAVQLVIQSGSFANGGEVFVLDMGAPVKILALAEDLITLSGYEPYKDIDITFSGIREGEKLYEELLTDEENLGSTQHDRIFIGRPNVFTQSQMELEFKRLERVLTEDAEAIREVINQIVPMQPVIQAAIS from the coding sequence ATGACAGCGAAAACCAGAGTGTTTATGTTGTTTCTAATTGATATTGCGATCATATGGTTTAGTGTAGTCACTTCGTATATGTTCCGTTTCTTTGATGGCATTCCGCATGAATATGTTGTACAAATGATCCAGTTTGGAATAATTTCTACAGTTGCTATCGGAGGGAATTTGATCTATTTCGGGTTATATCGACGGATGTGGCAATATGCCAGTATCGGTGAAATAGTATCTATCCTCAAGGCTATAATAACTGGGGCAATAATAGCTTATGGTATAGCTCTATTAATTTTACCGGCGCGTGTACCCTTTGGAGTAGAGGTTCGGATTATGGAGACCACTCTAGTTCTGGTTGGTGGTATCCGCTTCCTATGGAGATTCCTTCGAAAGGAACGGATTAATGACAAGAATAGAGAGACCCATGCTTTAATCGTCGGAGCCGGGGATTGTGGAATGCTAATTGCCAAGGAAATGATGGGTCCTTCATTCGCAGATACGAAATTGGTGGGCTTCATTGACGACAGCTCCAATAAATATCATATGTCTATTTTGGGACTGCCTGTCTTGGGGAATAGATATGATCTGCCGCGTCTGGTGAAGGAGAAGAATATTCATGAGATTATTATTGCCATGCCTTCAGTTTCCAGAACTGAAATATCCGAGATTATTAACCTGGCCAAGGCTACAGGCGCGAAGCTGAAGATTATCCCGGCACTGAATGACCTGATCGCAGGCAAGATCTCTGTCAAGAAGCTGCGCGATGTCAGTGTAGAAGACCTTCTGGGCCGTGAGCCGATCGTGGCAGACATGAACAGTATTCTAGGCTATGTTCATAACAAGACTGTATTGGTTACGGGCGCAGGCGGTTCAATCGGATCAGAGCTATGCCGCCAGATCTCTCCTTTTGCACCGGACAAGCTGCTGATTCTAGGACATGGCGAGAACAGTATCTATACAATCGAGATGGAACTGCGCAAGAGCTTCCCTTACTTAGAGATCGTGACCGTGATTGCCGATATTCAGGATCGTACCCGGCTGATGGATATATTCCAGAGCTACAAGCCGCAGGTCGTCTTTCATGCGGCAGCACATAAGCACGTTCCTCTGATGGAGCGCAACCCTTCCGAAGCCATCAAGAATAATGTCTTCGGGACCCGCAATGTAGCTGACTGTGCAGACAAATATGGTGCAGAGCGCTTCGTGATGATTTCCTCAGACAAAGCGGTTAATCCAACCAGTGTCATGGGAGCCACGAAACGGATTGCAGAGATGTACGTGCAGAGTTTAAATGCCACAAGCCAAACGAAGTTCTCGGCAGTTCGATTCGGAAATGTTCTTGGCAGTCGAGGTAGTGTTATTCCAGCCTTCAAGAAGCAGATCGCAGCTGGGGGACCAGTAACCGTTACGCATCCGGAGATGGTTCGTTATTTCATGACTATTCCTGAGGCCGTTCAACTGGTGATTCAGTCCGGCTCCTTCGCGAATGGCGGAGAAGTTTTTGTCCTGGATATGGGAGCACCGGTTAAGATTCTGGCTCTGGCCGAGGACTTAATCACACTGTCCGGTTACGAGCCTTACAAGGACATCGACATCACCTTCTCAGGTATCCGTGAAGGCGAGAAGCTGTATGAAGAACTGCTGACTGATGAGGAGAACCTGGGTTCCACTCAGCATGACCGGATCTTTATCGGCAGACCTAATGTCTTTACTCAGAGCCAGATGGAGCTAGAATTCAAACGGTTAGAACGGGTTCTTACCGAAGATGCGGAAGCCATCCGCGAAGTGATTAACCAAATCGTACCGATGCAGCCAGTCATCCAGGCAGCTATTAGCTAA
- a CDS encoding CpsD/CapB family tyrosine-protein kinase — protein MSQQPNKQRHLITVTNPRSPVSEAFRALRTNIDFSSVDEQIQIIMVTSSGPEEGKSTVTANLAAAYAQADKKVLLIDGDLRKPTAHKTFSLSNRYGLSSLLSQQANLSDVIQESGVNNLYLMTSGPIPPNPAEMMASNRMSAVLQELRQLYDVILIDTPPLLAVTDAQIVASKSDGVIMVVSYGKVKRDIAAKAKANLDRVGAKMLGVVLNNVKRKASEGYYYYYYGN, from the coding sequence ATGTCACAGCAGCCAAATAAACAACGCCATCTGATCACCGTGACCAACCCGCGTTCGCCGGTATCCGAAGCCTTTCGGGCACTGCGCACGAACATTGATTTCTCCTCTGTAGATGAACAGATCCAGATCATTATGGTCACTTCTTCCGGACCGGAGGAAGGGAAGTCAACCGTTACCGCTAACCTGGCCGCTGCTTACGCGCAAGCGGATAAGAAGGTGCTGCTGATTGACGGTGACCTGCGTAAGCCTACAGCGCATAAGACCTTTTCCCTGAGTAACCGGTATGGGTTGTCCTCCTTGCTCTCGCAGCAGGCGAATCTGTCCGATGTGATTCAGGAATCCGGTGTGAACAACCTGTATCTGATGACATCCGGCCCGATTCCTCCGAATCCTGCGGAGATGATGGCCTCCAACCGGATGAGTGCAGTGCTGCAGGAGCTGCGCCAGTTATATGATGTCATTCTGATTGATACACCGCCGCTATTGGCCGTTACAGATGCACAGATTGTTGCCTCCAAGAGTGACGGCGTAATCATGGTGGTCAGCTACGGTAAGGTGAAGCGCGATATTGCAGCTAAGGCGAAGGCCAATCTGGACCGGGTCGGGGCCAAGATGCTGGGCGTGGTTCTTAACAACGTGAAGCGCAAGGCCAGCGAAGGCTACTACTATTACTACTATGGCAATTAA
- a CDS encoding S-layer homology domain-containing protein, with translation MTLKKKLAVSTLAVSMAAASVAGFPFSSKGLAEHFGVSTASAAAVSQADVKAKVEKIYAQLTENDKKALLAYEKEAGNISAAVFEQIFQPVLSKLALDTDDLATAHKAFTSVSSVVYDVYDKDYTAIKEIRYNMDNVALLKKIAAKAGVKNLTAEDFTEFLFGDKGVEAELRAMISNKSKTDLMNLILNASSTDDALNTLLDEAITKVLNHNTIEGGLTVSQVVYNLNITPGDIKLSLKNLKDRVPTAAPAVRALALAYVKAYINEPVTPNPGTPGGNTSGGNGTVTTPVTNPTATPGLYDVSKLVTVVGDKATLKLVDADVLKSFDALVAANAGKTGLTLTLDLGTVNAATVEAPLSKAIIEAAKAKGIANIAITFNGLTVTIPVGQFSESIALTTSTVADTTVTSLSSMKLASSVYDFELTVGGVVTTTFKEPIIIKLPLKNTEGLDRELLSVAKVVYEELQYQGGVVDGEHIIEPRPVFSSYAVLENKVSFKDIASVQAWAGRQISVVAAKGAIEGVGNGNFAPKNNVTRAEFAKMLIRALNLENNSAKQSFGDVSSTAWYAPYVAVAAEKGIITGRSAAQFDPSATITRAEMATMIARAVKSQKPEAATNASALSKFSDAGKIAASLKDGVAFAASNNLVIGNAGKFNPNNTATRAEAAVIIYRTINFK, from the coding sequence GTGACTTTGAAGAAAAAATTGGCAGTATCTACACTAGCAGTAAGCATGGCAGCGGCATCCGTTGCCGGATTCCCGTTCAGCAGCAAGGGGCTGGCTGAGCATTTTGGAGTGAGTACAGCTTCCGCAGCAGCAGTATCGCAGGCAGATGTGAAGGCGAAGGTTGAGAAGATTTATGCTCAGCTTACAGAAAACGATAAAAAAGCACTTCTAGCATACGAGAAGGAAGCAGGCAATATCAGCGCTGCAGTTTTCGAACAGATCTTCCAACCAGTGCTTTCCAAGCTTGCCTTGGATACTGATGATCTTGCAACTGCTCATAAAGCCTTCACTAGTGTATCCAGTGTAGTCTACGATGTGTATGACAAGGATTACACTGCAATTAAGGAAATCCGCTACAATATGGACAACGTTGCCTTGCTGAAGAAGATTGCAGCTAAGGCTGGCGTAAAGAATCTTACAGCTGAAGACTTCACTGAATTCCTGTTCGGCGACAAAGGCGTTGAAGCTGAACTTCGTGCAATGATCAGCAATAAGTCCAAAACTGACTTAATGAACCTGATTCTTAATGCTTCCAGCACTGATGATGCTCTGAATACATTGCTGGATGAAGCTATTACCAAGGTTCTGAATCACAACACAATTGAGGGTGGCCTTACCGTAAGCCAGGTAGTCTACAACCTTAACATTACTCCAGGAGATATTAAGCTCAGTCTCAAGAACCTGAAGGATAGAGTTCCAACAGCTGCGCCAGCAGTAAGGGCTCTTGCTTTAGCTTATGTGAAAGCTTACATTAACGAGCCTGTAACACCTAATCCTGGAACCCCTGGTGGCAACACTAGTGGCGGCAACGGCACAGTAACTACTCCAGTTACGAACCCTACAGCTACACCAGGTCTGTACGATGTATCCAAGCTGGTAACGGTTGTAGGCGACAAAGCAACCCTGAAGCTTGTAGATGCTGACGTACTGAAATCCTTTGATGCACTGGTTGCAGCCAATGCCGGTAAGACAGGTCTTACCCTTACCCTGGACCTGGGTACAGTGAACGCGGCAACAGTAGAGGCTCCATTGTCCAAAGCAATCATCGAAGCAGCCAAGGCGAAAGGCATTGCCAACATTGCCATTACCTTCAACGGCTTGACCGTAACGATTCCGGTAGGACAGTTCAGTGAATCTATTGCACTGACCACTTCCACTGTAGCAGATACAACCGTAACTTCCTTGTCCAGCATGAAGCTGGCATCCAGCGTATATGACTTCGAACTGACTGTGGGCGGTGTGGTTACAACCACTTTCAAGGAGCCAATCATCATCAAGCTGCCGCTTAAGAATACAGAAGGCCTTGACCGTGAACTGCTGTCCGTTGCGAAGGTAGTCTACGAAGAACTGCAATACCAGGGTGGTGTTGTAGACGGCGAACATATCATTGAACCGCGTCCTGTCTTCTCTTCCTATGCTGTACTGGAGAACAAAGTCAGCTTCAAGGATATTGCCAGTGTACAAGCCTGGGCTGGAAGACAGATTTCAGTCGTAGCAGCCAAGGGCGCTATTGAAGGCGTAGGCAACGGCAACTTTGCTCCGAAGAACAATGTAACCCGTGCAGAATTCGCCAAGATGCTGATCCGCGCACTGAACCTGGAGAATAACTCCGCGAAGCAGAGCTTCGGCGATGTAAGCTCCACTGCCTGGTATGCTCCTTACGTAGCTGTTGCTGCTGAGAAGGGAATCATTACTGGACGCAGTGCAGCCCAGTTCGATCCTAGTGCAACGATTACCCGTGCGGAAATGGCAACCATGATTGCCCGTGCCGTGAAGTCGCAGAAGCCGGAAGCTGCAACGAATGCCAGCGCCCTGAGCAAGTTCTCCGATGCAGGCAAGATCGCTGCTTCCCTGAAAGACGGAGTAGCCTTCGCAGCCAGCAATAACCTGGTTATCGGCAACGCCGGTAAGTTCAATCCTAACAACACAGCTACACGTGCTGAAGCTGCAGTGATTATCTACCGCACGATCAACTTCAAGTAA
- a CDS encoding stalk domain-containing protein, which produces MFKIKIPAAALLSLALMGCEPLTASAPVTVAAATPVSTATAAPIKESNSIKVQNVDVTMLFDGVALQPPVGQHVFMYNNTTYVPLRFMSYALQKSVSWDAKNLKVTVAEPSSSEMVVIKEYLMNATSSPSFVTKNITLNNVNASYVFSGSTKALPAVQSSYLLNGSIYVPLRFLSESVGNSISWNPKTKTITANSKNYEENTASAKPTDKGTSPSASAKPAPAATPTAEPAGAAGGSGSAGTGSGKVSYESITSETEAKLSALKSQSTSTLFGIALEYVNATDAATKQSIKAKGIEQLASFKASFNSIITDAEQKLNTNGYSTAIIAQYRAAFESELNEGKAIAERMGK; this is translated from the coding sequence ATGTTCAAGATCAAGATTCCAGCAGCAGCACTTCTGAGCTTAGCCTTAATGGGTTGTGAGCCCCTGACAGCATCGGCTCCGGTTACTGTAGCGGCAGCTACTCCTGTATCCACTGCTACAGCTGCTCCCATCAAAGAATCCAATTCCATCAAAGTACAGAATGTGGATGTAACCATGCTATTCGATGGTGTTGCACTACAGCCGCCAGTTGGACAACATGTGTTCATGTACAATAACACTACCTATGTCCCTTTGCGCTTCATGTCGTATGCGCTGCAGAAGAGCGTAAGCTGGGATGCCAAGAACTTGAAGGTAACCGTAGCTGAGCCAAGCAGCTCAGAGATGGTAGTCATTAAGGAATACCTGATGAATGCGACTTCCAGTCCTTCTTTTGTAACCAAGAATATTACCCTGAACAACGTTAATGCAAGTTATGTATTTAGCGGGAGCACGAAGGCATTGCCCGCAGTCCAGTCCAGTTATCTGCTGAACGGCTCGATCTATGTCCCTCTAAGATTCTTATCGGAATCTGTAGGAAATTCCATTAGCTGGAATCCTAAAACAAAGACCATAACAGCAAATTCCAAGAACTACGAAGAAAATACAGCTTCTGCGAAGCCAACCGACAAGGGAACTAGCCCATCTGCAAGTGCAAAACCGGCACCAGCAGCAACCCCAACGGCTGAACCAGCTGGGGCAGCCGGTGGTTCAGGATCGGCAGGAACAGGGTCTGGTAAGGTTTCTTATGAGAGTATCACTAGTGAGACTGAAGCGAAGTTAAGTGCGTTAAAGTCACAAAGTACTTCTACTTTGTTTGGAATTGCCTTGGAATATGTGAATGCTACAGATGCTGCAACCAAGCAAAGTATCAAGGCCAAAGGGATAGAGCAACTAGCCTCTTTTAAAGCCTCATTTAACAGTATAATCACTGACGCTGAACAAAAACTAAACACTAATGGATATAGCACAGCTATTATTGCTCAATATAGAGCGGCTTTTGAGTCTGAGTTAAATGAAGGAAAAGCAATTGCTGAACGTATGGGGAAATAA
- a CDS encoding non-ribosomal peptide synthetase module — MAQRLAMEYVNATMQLTEFQLNQFLLTADTSYISHRVKVLGAGEQEIVLEEAGGEEVHLSFERKGGIYMGSLSCRVVNPHLINAVRKLFFMYKGTGTVNRIYKDLTMMYYYEGGSVRRISEVRPEGTKLIYQHKYSVAEMLAVYKRQTVEGEIEQLRQEVNRLLDLRNRSQQQAVINEVDERLAEAACRLFKLEA; from the coding sequence ATGGCTCAGCGTCTGGCGATGGAATATGTGAATGCAACGATGCAACTGACCGAATTTCAGCTGAACCAGTTCCTGCTGACCGCCGACACCAGCTATATCAGTCACCGTGTCAAGGTACTTGGCGCGGGCGAACAGGAGATTGTGCTGGAGGAGGCCGGAGGCGAGGAGGTCCATCTGTCTTTTGAACGCAAAGGCGGCATCTATATGGGTTCCTTGTCCTGCAGGGTGGTGAATCCTCATCTGATTAATGCAGTCCGCAAATTATTCTTCATGTATAAGGGCACGGGGACCGTAAACCGCATTTATAAGGATCTAACGATGATGTATTACTATGAGGGCGGCTCGGTGCGCCGGATCTCGGAAGTGAGGCCGGAAGGCACCAAGCTGATCTATCAGCATAAATATTCAGTAGCAGAGATGCTGGCTGTCTACAAGCGTCAGACGGTAGAAGGTGAGATTGAGCAGCTCCGTCAAGAAGTTAATAGACTGCTTGATCTGCGCAACCGTAGTCAGCAACAGGCAGTAATAAACGAAGTAGATGAGAGACTTGCAGAGGCGGCCTGCCGGCTGTTCAAACTGGAAGCGTAA
- a CDS encoding tyrosine-protein phosphatase, translating into MIDIHSHILPFMDDGAADYDAALAMALDAHNDGITTVVATPHHANGVYMNPAPEIEAAVRVLNAKLQEAGNPLIVLPGQEIRIYGELLDDLERGQLLTLAGSRYILLEMPSSRLPRTMEETCHELVIQGMVPVIAHPERNAEVAADPSKLLRLIELGALGQVTAQSMAGVFGSKLQKLSLELCRQHAVHIIASDAHDSVHRPFGLSEAYGVVRRELGEESFDFFLQNSHDILTNKEINRVNPIQSASKLHRLFGFFSRKG; encoded by the coding sequence ATGATAGATATCCATAGCCACATTCTACCCTTCATGGATGACGGAGCCGCTGATTACGATGCCGCTCTCGCCATGGCGCTTGACGCCCATAACGATGGTATTACAACTGTAGTAGCTACCCCCCACCATGCGAACGGAGTCTATATGAATCCGGCTCCGGAGATTGAAGCGGCGGTGCGGGTGCTGAATGCGAAGCTGCAGGAGGCAGGCAATCCGCTGATCGTGCTGCCGGGGCAGGAGATCCGGATCTACGGAGAGCTGCTCGATGATCTGGAGCGGGGACAACTGCTGACGCTTGCCGGTTCCCGGTATATTTTGCTGGAGATGCCCTCTTCCCGATTGCCCCGCACGATGGAAGAGACCTGCCATGAACTGGTCATCCAGGGAATGGTGCCGGTTATCGCCCACCCGGAGCGTAATGCGGAGGTTGCTGCCGATCCGTCCAAGCTGCTGCGCTTAATAGAGCTTGGCGCTCTGGGACAGGTTACTGCACAGAGCATGGCCGGCGTCTTCGGGAGTAAGCTGCAGAAGCTGTCGCTCGAATTATGCCGGCAGCACGCCGTGCATATTATTGCATCAGATGCGCATGATTCGGTGCACCGTCCCTTTGGATTAAGCGAGGCTTACGGGGTGGTGCGGCGAGAATTGGGAGAAGAATCATTCGACTTTTTTCTACAAAATTCGCACGATATCCTTACAAATAAGGAGATTAATCGAGTTAATCCTATTCAATCTGCCAGCAAACTTCATAGATTGTTCGGATTTTTTTCTCGTAAGGGGTGA
- the yihA gene encoding ribosome biogenesis GTP-binding protein YihA/YsxC, translating into MKVNNAEFIISAVGPDQYPVDALPEIALAGRSNVGKSSLINRMINRKNLARTSSTPGKTQHMNYYRVNESMYFVDFPGYGYAKVSKTQRASWGKMVEKYMAERETLKMVLLIVDLRHPPTANDKMMFDWLKHYDLPLCVVATKADKIPKTRWPKHIKIMKQELGVLPGDSFIAYSSEIGLGKDELWELIDRQTLPTEEEPPAEPDDPNSGDEPQHEAPSET; encoded by the coding sequence ATGAAAGTTAACAACGCCGAATTTATAATCAGTGCCGTAGGCCCTGACCAATACCCTGTGGATGCCTTGCCGGAGATTGCTCTGGCAGGGCGCTCCAATGTAGGGAAGTCCTCTCTGATCAACCGGATGATTAACCGCAAGAATCTGGCCCGTACCAGTTCTACACCGGGCAAGACGCAGCATATGAACTATTATCGTGTGAATGAGAGCATGTATTTCGTTGACTTTCCGGGCTATGGCTACGCCAAGGTCTCGAAGACACAGCGCGCCTCCTGGGGCAAGATGGTCGAGAAGTACATGGCGGAACGCGAGACGCTGAAGATGGTCCTGCTTATCGTAGATCTGCGCCACCCGCCGACGGCCAATGACAAAATGATGTTCGACTGGCTGAAGCACTATGATCTGCCGCTCTGCGTAGTGGCTACCAAAGCGGACAAAATTCCGAAGACCCGCTGGCCGAAGCATATTAAGATCATGAAGCAGGAGCTCGGCGTGCTGCCCGGAGACAGCTTCATTGCGTATTCATCAGAGATTGGACTTGGCAAAGACGAATTATGGGAACTTATAGATAGACAGACTCTACCCACCGAAGAAGAGCCTCCGGCAGAACCGGATGATCCGAATTCCGGGGATGAACCGCAGCACGAAGCGCCTTCCGAGACTTAA
- a CDS encoding YveK family protein: MHLSAQELDLRDYFQIVRKRLWMIISIVIVACVLAGIYSLYIKNPVYEASTKIIVNQTPTQATAAQLDLNQINTNIQLINTYKEIIKTPAILDVVAKNYPEFGITAEEMLKKVNVSSVNNTQVMTLVVRDNSYKRAAEIVNAISLVFKQEIPSLFNVQNVSILNEAKLNPPVAPGPVEPNVVMNLAIAFIVSLMIGLGIAFLLEYLDDTLKTEDDIKKYLGLPTIAMITRLGQEETKTTGQQAQTQSRKAGELEHVTAAK, translated from the coding sequence ATGCACTTGTCAGCACAAGAATTGGATTTGCGCGATTATTTCCAGATTGTCAGGAAGAGACTGTGGATGATTATCAGCATTGTTATCGTGGCTTGTGTTCTTGCCGGGATCTACAGCTTATATATCAAGAATCCGGTCTATGAAGCTTCAACGAAGATCATTGTTAATCAGACGCCTACCCAAGCTACGGCGGCGCAGCTGGATCTGAATCAGATTAATACCAACATTCAGCTGATCAATACGTACAAGGAAATTATCAAGACTCCGGCGATCCTCGATGTTGTGGCCAAGAACTATCCTGAGTTCGGGATTACGGCAGAGGAAATGCTGAAGAAGGTTAACGTGAGTTCCGTAAATAATACGCAGGTGATGACACTTGTCGTTCGAGATAATTCATACAAGAGAGCTGCAGAGATCGTGAATGCCATATCCCTTGTATTTAAGCAGGAGATTCCGTCCTTGTTCAACGTACAGAATGTGTCTATCCTCAACGAAGCTAAGCTTAATCCGCCAGTCGCACCCGGACCGGTAGAGCCAAATGTGGTCATGAACCTCGCGATTGCTTTTATCGTATCCCTGATGATCGGTCTTGGAATTGCCTTCCTGCTGGAGTATCTCGATGATACGCTGAAGACAGAAGACGACATTAAGAAATACCTTGGACTTCCGACTATAGCTATGATTACCCGGCTGGGCCAGGAAGAAACCAAGACCACCGGGCAGCAGGCTCAGACACAGAGCAGAAAGGCGGGGGAACTAGAGCATGTCACAGCAGCCAAATAA
- the lon gene encoding endopeptidase La codes for MIQNKSKGRRFPLLPLRGLLVYPSMVLHLDVGREKSVRALEKAMVEDNLILLCSQSEVNIEEPGQEDIFRVGTVANVRQMLKLPNGTIRVLVEGVERAEIIHYTDNEEYYEVMARELPEQEDVDQESDALMRSVLSQFEHYITLSKKVTPETLAAVSDIEEPGRLADVITSHLALKIKDKQEILETIDVSKRLEKLLDILNNEREVLELERKISQRVKKQMEKTQKEYYLREQMKAIQKELGEKEGRAGEADELRTQMEEKNLPERVQEKILKEIDRLEKMPASSAEGSVIRNYVDWLLGLPWSDATEDDLDIRKAEEVLDADHYGLEKPKERVLEYLAVQKLVKGLKGPILCLVGPPGVGKTSLARSIARSLNRKFVRISLGGVRDEAEIRGHRRTYVGAMPGRIIQGMKTAGSINPVFLLDEIDKMAADFRGDPSAALLEVLDPEQNNTFSDHFVELPFDLSNVMFVTTANAVHNIPRPLLDRMEMLFIPGYTELEKLQIASRYLLPKQRKSHGLAEEQLSIGDDTLLKIVREYTRESGVRNLEQQIAALCRKAAKQIVSEEKERVSILPEEIKDYLGASKFRYGMAELEDQIGTVTGLAWTEVGGDTLLIEVTVVQGTGKLTLTGQLGDVMKESAQAAFSYTRSKAEELGLAPDFHEKNDIHIHIPEGAIPKDGPSAGITIATALISALTKRYVSKHVAMTGEITLRGRVLPIGGLKEKSLAAHRAGYKKILIPKDNERDLKDIPESVRNDVEFVPVSHMDQVLKHALVDHEQGINTGSDSDTDTEISIEAPSSVH; via the coding sequence ATGATACAAAATAAATCCAAAGGTCGTCGTTTTCCTTTATTACCGCTTAGAGGTCTTCTTGTCTATCCCAGTATGGTTCTGCATCTGGATGTAGGCCGTGAGAAGTCCGTCCGGGCACTAGAGAAAGCTATGGTTGAAGATAATTTGATTCTGCTCTGCTCCCAGTCGGAAGTTAATATTGAGGAGCCAGGGCAAGAGGATATATTCCGCGTGGGTACGGTGGCGAATGTGCGGCAGATGCTGAAGCTTCCCAACGGTACGATCCGTGTGCTGGTGGAAGGCGTAGAGCGGGCCGAGATTATTCATTATACAGACAACGAGGAATACTATGAGGTGATGGCGCGTGAGCTGCCGGAGCAGGAGGATGTGGACCAGGAGAGCGATGCCCTGATGCGCAGCGTGCTGAGCCAGTTCGAACACTACATCACTTTGTCCAAAAAAGTAACGCCGGAGACACTCGCTGCAGTCTCCGATATCGAGGAGCCCGGGCGGCTGGCGGATGTCATCACCAGTCATCTGGCGCTGAAGATCAAGGACAAACAGGAGATTCTGGAGACCATTGACGTCAGCAAGCGTCTGGAGAAGCTGCTTGATATCCTCAATAATGAGCGCGAAGTGCTGGAGCTCGAACGTAAGATCAGCCAGCGTGTGAAGAAGCAGATGGAGAAGACCCAGAAGGAGTATTACCTGCGCGAGCAGATGAAGGCGATCCAGAAGGAGCTTGGCGAGAAGGAAGGCCGGGCCGGTGAAGCCGATGAGCTGCGCACCCAGATGGAAGAGAAGAATCTGCCGGAGCGGGTGCAGGAGAAGATCCTGAAGGAGATCGACCGTCTGGAGAAAATGCCGGCAAGCTCGGCCGAAGGCAGCGTTATCCGCAACTATGTGGATTGGCTGCTCGGTCTGCCCTGGAGCGACGCCACGGAAGATGATCTGGATATCCGCAAGGCGGAAGAGGTGCTGGACGCTGACCACTACGGTCTGGAGAAGCCGAAGGAACGGGTGCTGGAATACCTGGCCGTGCAGAAGCTGGTCAAGGGGCTGAAGGGGCCGATTCTGTGTCTGGTAGGTCCTCCGGGCGTCGGCAAAACCTCGCTCGCCCGCTCCATCGCCCGCTCCCTGAACCGCAAGTTCGTCCGTATCTCGCTGGGCGGCGTGCGGGATGAAGCCGAGATCCGGGGTCACCGCCGTACGTATGTCGGCGCAATGCCGGGCCGGATCATCCAGGGGATGAAGACGGCAGGCAGCATCAACCCGGTCTTCCTGCTGGATGAGATCGACAAGATGGCGGCGGACTTCCGCGGTGATCCGTCGGCGGCCCTGCTGGAGGTGCTGGACCCGGAACAGAACAATACATTCAGTGATCACTTCGTAGAGCTGCCGTTCGACCTGTCGAACGTCATGTTCGTCACTACGGCGAATGCCGTGCACAACATTCCGCGTCCGCTGCTGGACCGGATGGAGATGCTGTTCATTCCCGGCTATACGGAGCTGGAGAAGCTGCAGATTGCCAGCCGTTATCTGCTGCCGAAGCAGCGCAAGAGCCACGGCCTTGCGGAAGAGCAGCTGTCCATCGGTGACGATACGCTGCTGAAGATTGTCCGCGAGTACACCCGCGAATCCGGGGTGCGGAATCTGGAGCAGCAGATTGCTGCCCTTTGCCGCAAGGCGGCGAAGCAGATTGTCTCGGAAGAGAAGGAGCGCGTCAGCATTCTTCCGGAAGAGATCAAGGATTACCTGGGAGCCTCCAAGTTCCGCTATGGAATGGCAGAGCTGGAGGATCAGATCGGTACCGTTACCGGGCTGGCCTGGACAGAGGTTGGCGGCGATACGCTGCTGATTGAAGTAACGGTGGTCCAGGGCACCGGGAAGCTGACGCTGACCGGACAGCTCGGCGATGTAATGAAGGAGTCGGCGCAGGCCGCCTTCAGCTATACCCGCTCCAAGGCGGAGGAGCTGGGGCTTGCTCCTGATTTTCACGAGAAGAACGATATTCACATCCATATTCCCGAAGGTGCGATTCCCAAGGACGGCCCGTCCGCAGGGATTACCATCGCCACGGCGCTGATCTCCGCGCTTACCAAGCGTTATGTCTCCAAGCATGTTGCCATGACCGGTGAGATCACGCTGCGCGGACGCGTATTGCCTATCGGAGGCCTGAAGGAGAAGTCCCTGGCAGCCCACCGTGCAGGCTACAAGAAGATTCTTATCCCGAAGGACAATGAGCGCGACCTCAAGGATATTCCTGAGAGTGTCCGTAATGATGTCGAGTTCGTGCCGGTATCCCATATGGATCAGGTACTGAAGCACGCGCTCGTAGATCATGAACAAGGCATCAACACCGGCTCAGACTCAGATACAGATACAGAAATAAGCATTGAAGCGCCCAGTAGTGTGCATTAG